GTAGTACTACCGTTGCATCTTCAAGAACAAAGGCCTGCCTTGCCGTTGGTTTCACCTTACCCCAAGTGATAGCCTCCTTTGGTCGAGCACCACTAAGCGAACCATCCCACTCAATCGCCATTGTAATATAAACCACGTAATCAAGTCCACCAGCAAATTGACTCCACCATATCACATGGTGCTTAGAAATACCACCACCAATTATTAATGCACCTAGGGACTTACTCGAATAGACGATATCCATCAACTCATGCTCATCCCTAAGTAAATCAATTCTCACCTGCTTACCTCCAGTCCTCGTTCTCTGCATTTCATTATACGTGAGTATTGCCGTACCAAAGGCGCCATCCACAAACCCAGGAACATAAATTGGCACCTTAGCCTTAGACACTGCCCTTAGTATTGAATAATCATCATCAATCCTCTTACCTAACTCCCAAAGCAACTCCCTAACGCCCCACTCCTCCCTTGTTTTTGATAGATCCTCCAGCGACGAATGTACAAACTTCTCGATTAACGGCCCATAATGCTCCTTCCTAACCGCAACATTACCAATCCTATGAATACCCGCCTTGCTCATCTCAATATCATCAACATCAAAATAGCTCTGGTAATACTTACCACCCATTGATTTGGCAATGTCATGGTCTAAAGTACCTGCTGTAGTTATTATAACATCGACAAAACCACTCTCAATGAACCTAGCTATTAAGCCCCGAAGACCTGTTGAAATTAAATTACCAGTAAACGATAGAAAAACAGTCGTGTTTAAATCGTTATACATGCTTAAGAGAACCTCCGCTGCATCTGCCATGTACCTACCTTGAAAACCACCAATTCGTTTATAAGCCTCTATCAAGTCGTCAATGGTATTTATACCAACGTCTAGATCAGAAACCTCACCCGACAGGAATGGTGAATCATTCATCAAAACTGATATTAAGTTATTATTTTTAATGTTTATTTAACTTCACTTAACAATCCTGACCTCCTTAATTAGGCCTTGCTTCATTAGTTCATTTATTACTCCTCTAACACTCCTTATTGTTAATTGTGTCTTATTCGATATATCCTCAACGGATCTATTACCATCTATTAATTCCAGAACTTCTAGGTACTTCTCGTTAAGTTGTATATTCCTTAATTTTTCCTCTATTCCATCAACGGGTATCGGTATTTCAAGACCAGGTATTTTATACAAGTAAATCTTATGACTTCTCCACTCCTCATAGAGATCTTCCACAATTAAGGGTTTCCAACCAGGAACTTCAAAATCATGAGACACAACCCTAGTGCTAGGTCTTAATTCACGCTCAAGTTTAGGCTTTATTCTTTCGTTAACGCTGGTGAGTAGGTACATTGTAACCACATCAGCCTCTGATATGTTCTCCTCAAAGAAGTTACCGTAAATCACACGGATCTTATCCTCAAGCCCTAAATCCTTAACCCTTCTAAGCGTTTGTTCGTATAGGTCCTTCCTAATTTCAATGCAAGCGGCTTGGGCGCCAAATTCCCTAGCGGCCATTATCACTATCCTTCCATCACCACAACCTAAATCATAAAGAACCTCATCCCTTTTAACATTAGCCAATTGAAGCATCCTCCTAACCACAATCTCTGGTGTGGGTACAAACGGGACGTCGTAAGGCATATTGAAATACGGAAAGAAATTGGGGCTATAAATATCCTTCTCTAGCGCATTTTCATAATAATCATCAAAATCACTCACGAATTCTCATTACTGATCTTATTTATTATTTTTACCTTGAGTCCCTCATTATCATAATTAATATCAAGATCAATTGCACCCCTCTTCTTAAGAACCTTAATTGCATCAATTAATAATTGTCTCTCCTGAGGCGTTACTCTAGCTAATGCGTCATTTAAATCATCAGAACTGTTAATTATATCTAAGTATTTCCTTATTAATATTGAATTTAAATTTATTGATATTGGATCTTTTTCAAATATTAATTCATGAATTGCAGAATCTGCGATTGAGTATATATTTAGTAACACATCAGAAAGGGATACGCATTTAGTTATTATGTCATTTATTAACGATGATAATTCCGATAACTCGGGATACTTAGTCTCCAATCTACTTATCAATATCCTTAATTCGCTCATTTTTTCAATCAAGTCCATGTATACACCAGGGCTTAAAGCAAAAATTAAACTAACCACTAAATAATTAACGAAATACAAAATTACCGTATTATCTTAACCAACCTACTCGATACTGATGGATGCGATGTAAAAATCCTTAACCTCCTACTCATTAATTCACTATGTAGCTCCTTCCAGGTAACCTTAATCAACGCCATTGCCAAGTCCTTCCTAGATATGAACCTCATTGCATACTTATCCGCTGAGTACTCACTCAGTTTCATAACCGAGATAATACCAAACAATTCAAGAAATAATGCCGTAATAAGTATAGGTATTGCAGGTAAGCTCATTAATGGAATTATGTACGTTATCAACGCAATATTATCTAATTGAGCCAGCGATATTAAGAATAATGTTTTCGCTGAATCGCCATGAACTATATGACCAATTTCATGCATAACCACTGCAGTTAATTCATTACTATTTAAGCAGGAAACAAGTCTCGATGTTAAAATTACATAATTAATACCGGGTAAGCCAATGGATGCTGCATTGCATTGATTCACATTTACCAGGTAAATACCGTAATTCTTAATTCCCGAGTTACTAATTACTGACTCAATATCTATATACTCCTCATAAAAGTTCTGGGGCTTTGTCCTTATATCATTAACTAATGATAATACGAATCTCCTTATTTCATTTAATGATTTACTATTCTCAATTCTGGATAAAAGCCGTAGAGCATCATTAAATTTCTGTTCCTCAAGATCCCCATATTCTAGTACGAACTTTATGATGCGCGAATTCCTCAAATCCCCATGCCTTATCCTTAACTGAAGGATGTATGAGTATATTATTGGTATGATAAGTGGTGATAATAGTAATATTATTATTAGGTGTATTGATGGTATTATATTTATAATCCTTAAGACCGCAATGATTATTGATAGTGCTATTATTGATATTAACATAAGTCCTATTAAACCGATGGGTAATGATTGAACCCTCGGTAAATCATTAACCCTATAAATCCTATTATTCCTTTGCAGGAGTAGTATTGTTATTTTGCGCGTGCCATCCGTACCTAAGTACCTCAGAACTAAGGCATTTAGTAGGTTCCTCATCTTACCGTTACCTTTTATCCTTACTTCATGATTAACACTTAATTCAGCGTTTCCATAGTCATCATATACTATTAATTTCGTAGTATTATCATCAATCTCCTTAGCCACATATGACGAATCAGCAACTTTTAACAGATAGTTCTCTACGTAATTAATTAGGGACTGAGGATCTTTTATTAGATCACGGATTACTTGATATATTTTTATTCCCACCATTCGTGGCTGTCTGTGCCAGGTTTATTTTTTGGGCATTAGCTAATTCCCTTAACATATTTATACTTGTATTACCTCTCTTCGTAGATTTATAACCATCAATGAAAGACAATATTTCGTGAACATTATTATGCTCAAGTATTAACCAGAACTCCGTATTCCTTATTATACCGTAAACCTTACCCCTCGCACTCCTCTTAATGACCTTAATGAGCCCAAGCTCCACAAGCTCCTCAAGGAAATTCCTAACTATGACTGACTCTGAGCGTGGGCTTTTCCTAGTCCATATGGATATGTCCTGGGCAACCTTTGCAGGTCTAAAGGTTATTAATTGACCCTTGGCATTAATAACAAGGTCCTTCAGCATCTGGAGTATTAGAATTTTCACCTTCTTCGTATCTATCATTAAATTTTCCGAGGCTGTCATTAGGGCACCAGGGTTCTCGTATATATCCGCTTAAATAAATAAATTAAGAATTAGAGACACTCTTGAAGTAAATAAACGTCAGAGTTTCATGAAATCTCTTTATAATCAACTGTGTATATTATTTTTCAATTTACCATCAAGCTCTAGTATTCTTTCAATGATTTTTTCATCAGCGTCTAGTATTCGTTCTATCTCACTAACCTTATCACGTAAATTAACGACCTCCCTCTCCAATTCCATTATTTGCTTTCTAAATATGGAATCATCACTGGATCTCGTGCCGCTTGATGATACGGCCTTACTATCATTAATGGAATTTACCAATCTCATCGACGCTCTATCGCTATTATTACCTAGGTCCTCACTTGTTTTAGCATTTGCGATTAATTTATCATTAATGCTTAACTTATTTTCATTGCTAATCCTCTCAGTGAACCCATTATTTACTGGTACATTAATATCCTGCTGAGATTCGTTCTTTACATCATTAAACCTCCTAATAACCACATGCGAGGGCTCAATAATTGCCCTTAATGGTCTTATTTTAGTAACACCCCTATTAGTTATCACTATGGCTTCCTCCATTGATATCTCATTCATTTTATTAATTAAATCCCTGGAAAGCGTGACTTCGCCATCTAGGATTTCAGGACTTATCTTAAACAGTACTATATTACAATGCTTAAGTATTGATGACTTTGGGACAGCATTACTAACTAGGACTGCCCTTAATCCATACTTCGCTAATTCCATTATTATATGGTCGACTATGGAATAACTAGGGCCATTTATATCCAGTAGATTCTGAGCCTCCTCAACTATTAATACGTGCTTAACACCCTTTTCTATCAAACCCATCTTCATATAATGCATGTAAAGGGCTGCTAATATTAATGATGAAACAAGTCTCTTTTCTTCAATAATCGTTAAGTCACTAAGATCTATAACAGCATCACCCTCCATAAGTGCATCAATGCCTACAATACCCTTACCAATATTCATAGCCGAATACTCAAGCCTCCTTAGAATAGCCGCCTTCATCTCAGCCTCCGTCCTAGTATTGACCAGGTAATTATCTATCTTATTTATTAAGTCATTAAAATTGGTATAATTCCCGTCACGAATCATTCTATATAGCATGTACATGCTTGGTTCATTAAGTCCTAAGCCAAACCCCAATATTTCAGTCAATAACTTTGGTGGTATTTTCTCAAGATCTATGGTTATTGCAGACGTCGGTAGTGTTGGTAATACACCTGTGTATTCACCGTGCCAATCAAGTACTGTAACAACATATTTTCGACGAAGACCCTTAATCATAGCCTTAACAAGAGATGATTTACCACCTCTAGTGGGACCGAGTACACATAAATGCCTATCGAGTGGTACTTTGTAAGGTAATATAAAGCGCGTGCCTACTGTAACACTATCAGTTGAGAAATCTCTCATTAGTGATGCCACGGCTATTGATGCAGGTATGGCAATGGCACCAATGCTTAGTACGTCCATATGCATCATAAAGAAATTCCCATTGGAATTTATAAGGCACTTAATTTCTACTTCGTTTAAACGTGCATTACCATAATGATGCATTCAAGAATTGAGAAATGCCCATGGGCCTCATCCTCAATGAGAGCCATTTAGGCATATACTTTCTATAACGATAAAACCTGCTGTCCAATAACACGGCAACCTTCCTATGCCTATCTAAATCCCTTAATAACCTACCGATTATTTGGGTGGTGGTTGATACCGCTGGAAATAGATAGGTGGTTGCAAACCCACTAATTCCCAATCTCTTATAATAATGGGATTTTAAGAAACTCCATTGACTATATTGAGGAAGTGGAAATCCAATAATCATAACGCCGATTAACTCCTGCTCGAGAAAGTTTATGCCTTCACCAATTGGGTTCTGGGCATACGTTATTATTAATGACTTAGTAACCCTGGCACTCTCCTTAAATGGCTCAATGACCCTTACGGCCTCAGAACCATCCCTAAGTATGAATGTTGGTATTCCCCAAACCGGCGGTGTATAATAATTAATGTATGAATTCATGTACTCAATGCTCGGGAAGAAAACTGCTAAGCCACCTGCCGGTGGTGATGACCGAATAAACACTTTAATACTTTTATTAACAATATCTAGGTACTCCTTCAGTAACCTATTACGATGCGTAAACTCGACATCAATTACCGAAAAAACCACGAGATTCTCTTGATATTCCTTAGGTAAGGAGTCTATCGCTATGTAATACGACGACTTGGAAAAAACGTCTATAATGTACGAGAACCTCCTACTAATGGATGCCGTTAAAAGAAGGACCTTTTGTGACTTTGTTATTAAATCATAAATAGGCTTAATTGAAAGACACCTTAATCTAATTGATTTACCATCATACGTGAATGCACAAAGATCATTACCAAAGTGAGTAAGCATCTCAATAACCCTATCGTCAAATGTCTCGGACCCCTTTAATAAATCATCAACATCAAACCTCCTTAACACCACAGTTTCTCTTTGCGGTACGTAATTCTTTATCTTATTAAATAATTTATTGGCCAGGTCATTACCGTTTAATGCCCATTGTCGTAACTCATCAATACTAATACTAATTGACTCCTCAAGACCTGCGGCGACATTATGAAATTCATCAATTATTGCAAGGGGTTTATTCCAATTATCAATTATATTAATTAATCTACTGTAAAGTTCAGGACTAGATAAATATGCATGTGTTGATATAACTATAGGTAACTGGTATGCCAGGGCTTCATTCACTTCATATGGGCACAAGCCATCACTGAGTAACTCAGGGGGATTGCACGTTAGAATTGGCAATGGTACCTCAGTCTTACTGACCCTACACCTACCACTTAATCTGTATAGGAAGCATTGCTTAGAATTATGCGCGTTAAATGGACATAGTGATTCTCTACCGAGGAAGATTGATGTTTTATCCCTAATACCAACCTGCTTCGTGAATTCGCAAAGCTGTAATGCCTCGGCCCTAGACCTTGTTATTATGAGCACCTGGCCGTCCTCATTAATCCATTTACTGGCTATGGTCACTGCAATTCTTGATTTACCAAAACCTGGATATGCATTTAGCAATACTATGTCCCTCTCCCTCAATAGTGAATATACGTAATCAGTAATATCCATTCAATAGAGAATGCTCAATTCAATTAATTAGGTACTATAAGGAGGTTTTGATCATGCTGATGGTTCGTAAATCCTCGTCTTAGAACCTTCAAGGAACTTCTTCTTTATACCCTTCATACTCTCAAGGGCATTATTAATTGCATTGAGTACCTTAGAATCTGACTTAACTTCATCAAGCTCCTTACAATTATTTAATACCCTCTCGAATAAGTCATCAACCATCTTATCGGGAAGTCTCTCAAGGGCTTCCCCATAAATCTTTGGTAATTCCTCACTTATGAATTTCACAACATCATTGATGTTCTCCCAATTATCCTCAGCCTGCCTAATAATTGATAGTATCGTTTCTAGGCTATACCTCTCATCAGCCGATAATTTAGAGTCATCTATCTCCAGATAAGCCCTATTTAGGCAATACCTAACGAACCTGTATATTAATG
This is a stretch of genomic DNA from Vulcanisaeta moutnovskia 768-28. It encodes these proteins:
- a CDS encoding deoxyhypusine synthase, translating into MNDSPFLSGEVSDLDVGINTIDDLIEAYKRIGGFQGRYMADAAEVLLSMYNDLNTTVFLSFTGNLISTGLRGLIARFIESGFVDVIITTAGTLDHDIAKSMGGKYYQSYFDVDDIEMSKAGIHRIGNVAVRKEHYGPLIEKFVHSSLEDLSKTREEWGVRELLWELGKRIDDDYSILRAVSKAKVPIYVPGFVDGAFGTAILTYNEMQRTRTGGKQVRIDLLRDEHELMDIVYSSKSLGALIIGGGISKHHVIWWSQFAGGLDYVVYITMAIEWDGSLSGARPKEAITWGKVKPTARQAFVLEDATVVLPILIPYIIKKIGFRKGVRVIN
- a CDS encoding class I SAM-dependent methyltransferase → MPYDVPFVPTPEIVVRRMLQLANVKRDEVLYDLGCGDGRIVIMAAREFGAQAACIEIRKDLYEQTLRRVKDLGLEDKIRVIYGNFFEENISEADVVTMYLLTSVNERIKPKLERELRPSTRVVSHDFEVPGWKPLIVEDLYEEWRSHKIYLYKIPGLEIPIPVDGIEEKLRNIQLNEKYLEVLELIDGNRSVEDISNKTQLTIRSVRGVINELMKQGLIKEVRIVK
- a CDS encoding M48 family metalloprotease, which produces MVGIKIYQVIRDLIKDPQSLINYVENYLLKVADSSYVAKEIDDNTTKLIVYDDYGNAELSVNHEVRIKGNGKMRNLLNALVLRYLGTDGTRKITILLLQRNNRIYRVNDLPRVQSLPIGLIGLMLISIIALSIIIAVLRIINIIPSIHLIIILLLSPLIIPIIYSYILQLRIRHGDLRNSRIIKFVLEYGDLEEQKFNDALRLLSRIENSKSLNEIRRFVLSLVNDIRTKPQNFYEEYIDIESVISNSGIKNYGIYLVNVNQCNAASIGLPGINYVILTSRLVSCLNSNELTAVVMHEIGHIVHGDSAKTLFLISLAQLDNIALITYIIPLMSLPAIPILITALFLELFGIISVMKLSEYSADKYAMRFISRKDLAMALIKVTWKELHSELMSRRLRIFTSHPSVSSRLVKIIR
- a CDS encoding ATP-binding protein codes for the protein MHMDVLSIGAIAIPASIAVASLMRDFSTDSVTVGTRFILPYKVPLDRHLCVLGPTRGGKSSLVKAMIKGLRRKYVVTVLDWHGEYTGVLPTLPTSAITIDLEKIPPKLLTEILGFGLGLNEPSMYMLYRMIRDGNYTNFNDLINKIDNYLVNTRTEAEMKAAILRRLEYSAMNIGKGIVGIDALMEGDAVIDLSDLTIIEEKRLVSSLILAALYMHYMKMGLIEKGVKHVLIVEEAQNLLDINGPSYSIVDHIIMELAKYGLRAVLVSNAVPKSSILKHCNIVLFKISPEILDGEVTLSRDLINKMNEISMEEAIVITNRGVTKIRPLRAIIEPSHVVIRRFNDVKNESQQDINVPVNNGFTERISNENKLSINDKLIANAKTSEDLGNNSDRASMRLVNSINDSKAVSSSGTRSSDDSIFRKQIMELEREVVNLRDKVSEIERILDADEKIIERILELDGKLKNNIHS
- a CDS encoding helicase C-terminal domain-containing protein — translated: MDITDYVYSLLRERDIVLLNAYPGFGKSRIAVTIASKWINEDGQVLIITRSRAEALQLCEFTKQVGIRDKTSIFLGRESLCPFNAHNSKQCFLYRLSGRCRVSKTEVPLPILTCNPPELLSDGLCPYEVNEALAYQLPIVISTHAYLSSPELYSRLINIIDNWNKPLAIIDEFHNVAAGLEESISISIDELRQWALNGNDLANKLFNKIKNYVPQRETVVLRRFDVDDLLKGSETFDDRVIEMLTHFGNDLCAFTYDGKSIRLRCLSIKPIYDLITKSQKVLLLTASISRRFSYIIDVFSKSSYYIAIDSLPKEYQENLVVFSVIDVEFTHRNRLLKEYLDIVNKSIKVFIRSSPPAGGLAVFFPSIEYMNSYINYYTPPVWGIPTFILRDGSEAVRVIEPFKESARVTKSLIITYAQNPIGEGINFLEQELIGVMIIGFPLPQYSQWSFLKSHYYKRLGISGFATTYLFPAVSTTTQIIGRLLRDLDRHRKVAVLLDSRFYRYRKYMPKWLSLRMRPMGISQFLNASLW